The following are from one region of the Crocinitomicaceae bacterium genome:
- a CDS encoding DUF4256 domain-containing protein, which yields MAKTTSKSLSEKDQRDLLEKLEQRFTKNMQRHKGIEWKKVVDQLKKNSAFLMTLHKMESTGGEPDIVLLTDKKEELFFVDCAAETPVGRRSLCYDRAGLESRKENRPVNSAMDLANEIGIEMLDEDQYRKLQSVGKFDTKTSSWLKTPAEIRKLGGAIFADFRFGRVFVYHNTAQSYYGSRAFRGFVKISHNIK from the coding sequence ATGGCAAAAACTACATCCAAATCATTATCAGAAAAAGATCAACGTGATTTACTGGAAAAACTTGAACAGCGTTTCACAAAAAACATGCAACGACACAAAGGCATTGAATGGAAAAAAGTAGTAGATCAATTGAAAAAAAATTCAGCTTTTTTGATGACCCTTCACAAGATGGAATCTACAGGCGGAGAACCAGATATTGTTCTGCTAACTGATAAAAAAGAGGAACTCTTTTTTGTTGATTGTGCGGCTGAAACGCCGGTGGGAAGAAGAAGTTTGTGCTATGATCGTGCAGGCCTTGAATCACGAAAAGAAAATCGTCCGGTGAACAGTGCAATGGATTTGGCAAATGAAATTGGCATTGAAATGTTGGATGAGGATCAATACAGAAAATTGCAATCGGTTGGAAAGTTTGATACTAAAACGTCAAGTTGGTTAAAAACTCCTGCTGAAATCAGAAAACTGGGCGGTGCTATTTTTGCAGATTTTAGATTTGGACGTGTTTTTGTTTATCACAACACCGCCCAATCATACTATGGCAGTAGGGCATTCAGAGGATTTGTAAAAATTTCACATAACATAAAATGA
- a CDS encoding GHKL domain-containing protein, with protein sequence MNQKYKSKFIWSAIAGFLLWIIAFILHENFLKYTVTEEDVQEFEVAFQNKCAELEINLQNLVTGVESKNTELEQFEYARYFADETHTDYFIYTDDTLTLWTSSSIPLANEWDTYIQDGNIVLLSNGWYKFEYLTAGNKRYVACMLIKYEYDFENDELVNMFSPHLMPDFKGRIVLDGEGFPVHNKYNKPIFNIAPLETYERNSSIELVIFFCYLISFLILIQLLINSFQKLLIRKSYLLVIFPIALVVLRYAWIQLGWLGPLSDFEIFMPELFASESVPSLGDLIVNLSIFYLLVNFLLKRTRNWFKQGNIKLKLAVFLLPLFLVSFYVAFEINTLIRDLVNDSQINFDLEYLFDLDIYSFVSIALIGIAFYTYFLLIQYVVIQLRKSAFELNRLAFAWFIISICYIGLDQIYAEHSLLTSVWPVLLSGILLLFQYKDREYKFVHVVSALAFISFYASFILKGYNDAKETEIRQKLAEIIADDRDETAEFDYSEVERELSKTNFLLPYFSGQFSQKKLSEELEAGPFRRLRNKYDLTFSLFKRDKSIVDDFKNYDVKGYDRLVEIIRDSGIRTDSASHIYYIRDYRDKLTYLAHYLVSSGDSLHGHLFTEMRSKKFPEDIGLPSLLLEEPVKFSDQLKHYSIAKFVDDKLVNHKGEYAYPLHCTDHFKKVNQFEIIDGYSHYTYEYENGHTVVMSKKVSAAYALFTSFSYLLIIFGVLLLIPLGYQQFMKGFSFRSMKMNVKIQAVMIGLILISLVAFGIGAGTFVAEQYHENNKGLINEKITSVRTEFQNKLKDEKELRHELSDYLEYLLKKFSTIFLTDINLYTLDGDLLASSQPKIYSKGILSRKMNPEAYRQIHYLHRSEFIHDERIGALSYLSAYMPFFNNKGEMLAYLNVQYISRQGELENQISGFLLAIVNIMVLMLALSTILAITLSNRLTRPLKYIQDSLRSIQIGAVSKPIEYAGSDEIGELVKEYNKKVEELQINAEQLAKSERESAWREMAKQVAHEIKNPLTPMKLSIQHLKRSVQLADEDSKEKLERVTKSLIDQIDALTQIANEFSNFAKMPKAAENEINLAELLYAAATVFEENDEYELELQVDRSKPSIVWADKDLMLRVFNNLIKNATQAVKPQDEQDTYNGKVVVALEETADYFIVAVKDNGAGISDKEKEKIFVPYFTTKSTGTGLGLAMSKQIVENHGGKIWFESKPGEGTTFYVSLKRHGKR encoded by the coding sequence ATGAACCAAAAGTATAAAAGCAAATTTATCTGGTCAGCCATTGCGGGATTTCTGCTTTGGATCATTGCTTTTATTCTCCATGAAAATTTTCTCAAGTACACCGTCACGGAAGAAGATGTGCAAGAATTTGAAGTAGCCTTTCAAAATAAATGCGCTGAACTTGAAATAAATCTTCAAAATCTTGTCACCGGTGTTGAGTCAAAAAACACCGAACTTGAGCAGTTTGAGTACGCACGCTACTTTGCTGATGAAACACATACTGATTATTTCATTTACACTGATGACACGCTTACCTTGTGGACATCCAGCAGTATTCCTTTAGCCAACGAATGGGACACCTATATTCAAGATGGAAATATTGTGCTGCTCTCAAACGGATGGTACAAATTTGAATACCTTACTGCGGGCAATAAGCGATATGTTGCCTGCATGCTCATCAAATATGAATATGATTTTGAAAATGATGAACTGGTGAACATGTTTTCTCCTCACCTGATGCCTGATTTCAAAGGGCGTATTGTTTTAGATGGTGAAGGTTTTCCGGTGCACAATAAATACAACAAACCCATTTTCAACATTGCCCCGCTTGAAACCTATGAGCGCAACAGTTCCATAGAATTAGTCATCTTTTTTTGTTATCTGATTTCATTTTTAATTCTGATTCAACTGCTCATTAATAGTTTTCAGAAATTACTCATTCGCAAATCATACCTGCTGGTTATATTTCCAATTGCGCTGGTAGTTTTGCGTTATGCATGGATTCAGTTAGGCTGGCTGGGACCGCTGTCTGACTTTGAAATTTTTATGCCCGAACTTTTTGCTTCAGAAAGTGTGCCTTCATTGGGTGATCTCATCGTCAATCTTTCCATATTTTATTTGCTGGTAAATTTTTTACTCAAGCGCACTCGCAACTGGTTTAAACAAGGTAATATCAAGTTGAAGCTTGCTGTATTTCTGCTTCCGCTTTTTCTGGTTTCATTTTACGTAGCATTTGAAATCAATACACTCATACGTGATTTGGTGAATGATTCACAAATCAATTTTGATCTTGAATATCTTTTTGATCTTGACATCTATTCATTTGTGAGTATTGCCTTAATAGGTATTGCTTTTTACACCTATTTTCTGCTCATCCAATATGTAGTTATACAATTAAGAAAATCAGCATTTGAACTCAATCGGCTGGCATTTGCCTGGTTCATTATTTCTATTTGTTATATAGGACTAGATCAGATTTACGCAGAGCATTCTTTGTTAACCTCAGTGTGGCCGGTTTTGTTGAGCGGCATTCTACTGCTGTTTCAATACAAAGACCGCGAGTATAAATTTGTACACGTAGTTTCAGCACTTGCATTTATTTCTTTTTACGCCTCATTTATTTTGAAAGGATATAATGACGCAAAAGAGACTGAAATACGGCAAAAACTCGCAGAAATTATTGCTGATGACCGTGATGAAACGGCCGAATTTGATTACAGCGAAGTTGAACGTGAATTAAGCAAAACTAATTTTCTACTCCCCTATTTCTCTGGTCAATTTAGCCAGAAAAAATTGAGTGAAGAATTAGAAGCCGGGCCATTCAGACGACTCCGAAATAAATATGATCTCACTTTTTCGCTCTTCAAACGCGATAAATCTATTGTAGATGATTTTAAAAATTATGATGTAAAAGGATATGACCGACTGGTTGAAATTATTCGTGATTCAGGCATTCGTACTGACTCTGCAAGTCATATTTATTACATCAGAGATTACCGTGATAAATTAACTTATCTGGCACATTACCTTGTTTCATCAGGCGACTCGCTGCATGGGCACCTATTCACTGAAATGCGATCTAAAAAATTCCCGGAAGACATTGGGTTACCCTCTTTGTTACTTGAAGAACCGGTAAAATTTTCAGATCAACTCAAGCACTATTCTATTGCAAAATTTGTAGATGATAAGTTGGTGAACCATAAAGGAGAATATGCTTATCCATTACACTGCACAGATCATTTCAAAAAGGTAAATCAATTTGAAATCATTGATGGATATAGCCATTACACCTACGAATATGAGAACGGACACACCGTGGTGATGAGCAAAAAAGTAAGCGCTGCATACGCCCTTTTTACTTCCTTTTCGTATTTGCTAATCATCTTTGGTGTCTTGCTTTTAATTCCGCTTGGTTACCAACAATTCATGAAGGGATTTTCATTTCGCAGTATGAAAATGAATGTGAAAATTCAAGCCGTGATGATTGGTCTCATTTTGATTTCACTGGTTGCATTTGGTATTGGTGCCGGAACCTTTGTGGCTGAGCAGTATCATGAAAATAACAAAGGATTGATCAATGAAAAAATCACCTCAGTACGCACTGAATTTCAAAATAAATTAAAAGATGAAAAAGAGCTGCGGCATGAACTTTCAGATTATCTTGAATATCTTCTCAAAAAATTCAGCACGATATTTTTAACTGACATCAACTTGTACACGTTGGATGGAGATTTGCTGGCATCATCACAACCAAAAATATATTCTAAAGGAATTCTTTCACGCAAAATGAATCCTGAAGCTTATCGTCAAATTCATTATTTGCACCGCAGTGAATTTATCCATGACGAGCGCATTGGTGCCTTGAGTTATTTGTCAGCCTACATGCCGTTTTTTAATAATAAGGGAGAAATGCTTGCCTATTTAAACGTACAGTACATTTCACGACAGGGCGAACTTGAAAATCAAATTTCAGGTTTCTTATTGGCTATTGTCAACATCATGGTTTTAATGCTTGCCTTGTCAACTATTTTAGCCATTACTTTATCTAATCGCCTCACGCGTCCACTGAAATATATTCAGGATAGTTTGCGCAGCATTCAAATTGGAGCAGTATCCAAACCTATTGAATATGCAGGTTCTGATGAAATTGGTGAGCTGGTGAAAGAGTACAATAAAAAAGTTGAAGAATTACAAATTAACGCTGAACAATTAGCAAAAAGTGAACGTGAAAGTGCTTGGAGAGAAATGGCAAAACAGGTTGCGCATGAAATTAAAAATCCGCTCACACCAATGAAATTATCCATTCAACATTTGAAACGCTCAGTTCAATTAGCTGATGAAGATTCAAAAGAAAAACTTGAACGGGTAACAAAATCGCTCATTGATCAAATTGATGCCCTTACACAAATTGCCAACGAATTTTCAAACTTTGCTAAAATGCCGAAAGCCGCAGAGAATGAAATTAATTTAGCTGAACTACTCTACGCGGCGGCAACTGTATTTGAAGAGAATGATGAATACGAACTTGAATTGCAGGTTGACCGTTCAAAACCATCCATTGTATGGGCTGATAAAGATTTAATGTTGCGTGTATTCAATAACCTGATTAAGAACGCTACGCAAGCTGTGAAACCGCAAGATGAGCAAGACACCTACAATGGCAAAGTGGTAGTTGCGCTGGAAGAAACTGCCGATTATTTTATTGTTGCAGTAAAAGATAATGGAGCCGGAATTTCAGACAAAGAAAAAGAAAAAATATTTGTACCCTATTTCACCACTAAATCAACAGGCACAGGTTTAGGCTTAGCCATGTCAAAACAAATTGTCGAAAATCACGGTGGCAAAATTTGGTTTGAATCAAAACCCGGTGAAGGAACTACGTTTTATGTTTCGTTGAAGAGGCATGGGAAGAGATAG
- a CDS encoding AAA family ATPase, which yields MNKQKIKFIVGITGGSGVGKTTLIQKLYHEFQNRVSTFSLDNYYLPKEHQWVDENGVINFDLPTALDQNRIQMDLEYLLEGNVIEHDIYGFNNPEAPKNKARIEPKELLIVEGLFVMHYPFVKDLLDYKVFLSVEPELQLKRRLSRDMNERNYTEAQILYQWKNHVLPSFHHFILPHKDASDLVITNNESFDENIHILTSVIAKKLELTDEPKV from the coding sequence GTGAATAAGCAAAAAATAAAATTTATAGTTGGTATTACCGGCGGAAGCGGAGTTGGTAAAACTACACTCATTCAGAAATTATACCATGAATTCCAGAACCGGGTTTCTACTTTTTCATTGGATAATTATTACCTGCCAAAAGAACATCAATGGGTAGATGAAAATGGTGTGATCAACTTTGATTTACCAACCGCACTTGATCAAAACCGCATTCAAATGGATCTTGAATATCTGCTTGAAGGCAACGTGATTGAACATGATATTTACGGCTTCAATAATCCTGAAGCACCTAAAAACAAAGCGCGCATTGAACCTAAAGAACTGCTAATAGTTGAAGGTCTTTTTGTGATGCACTATCCCTTTGTAAAAGATCTGCTTGATTATAAAGTTTTTCTCTCTGTTGAACCTGAATTGCAGTTGAAGAGACGTCTAAGCAGAGATATGAATGAACGCAATTATACTGAAGCGCAGATTTTATATCAATGGAAAAATCATGTATTGCCATCATTTCACCATTTCATTCTGCCCCATAAAGATGCCTCTGATTTGGTAATTACCAATAATGAATCATTTGATGAAAATATTCATATACTCACCTCCGTTATTGCTAAAAAACTGGAATTAACAGATGAACCAAAAGTATAA
- a CDS encoding thiamine-binding protein: MTENKVNLALQVLPVSETKHPYAIVDKAIGVIQKSGLKFQVCPFETVIEGTWNQVMQVVREVHETCYANETDKMMMYIKIQSDSKRDVTIDDKMEKYG; this comes from the coding sequence ATGACAGAAAATAAAGTGAATCTTGCCTTGCAGGTGCTGCCAGTTTCAGAAACCAAGCATCCTTATGCTATTGTTGACAAGGCAATTGGGGTAATCCAAAAATCAGGTTTGAAATTTCAAGTTTGTCCCTTTGAAACCGTTATTGAAGGTACTTGGAATCAAGTGATGCAAGTTGTGCGTGAAGTGCATGAAACTTGTTATGCCAATGAAACTGATAAGATGATGATGTATATCAAAATTCAATCAGACAGCAAACGTGATGTGACTATTGATGATAAGATGGAGAAGTATGGGTAA
- a CDS encoding cytochrome B, with translation MMQTLVHAHSGLRWVVLILLLAAIFKSFKGYTGKKEFTAGDKKIYLFALISFHIQYLIGFILYFTSPKVAFVEGFMKSPTLRFFAVEHIFGMTLAMVLITMGYSKSKKLSESAGKHRKIFVFYLLALLAVLATIPWPFLTYLGANWF, from the coding sequence ATTATGCAGACATTGGTTCACGCACATTCAGGTTTACGTTGGGTGGTATTAATCTTGTTATTAGCGGCAATTTTTAAATCTTTCAAAGGATATACCGGAAAAAAAGAGTTCACCGCAGGCGATAAAAAAATATATCTCTTCGCCTTGATCAGTTTTCATATTCAATACTTGATAGGATTCATTTTATACTTCACCTCACCAAAAGTTGCTTTTGTTGAGGGCTTCATGAAATCACCTACTTTGCGATTTTTTGCTGTAGAACACATTTTCGGTATGACTCTGGCGATGGTATTGATCACCATGGGTTACAGTAAATCAAAAAAACTGTCAGAATCAGCAGGTAAACATCGCAAAATATTTGTGTTTTACTTACTTGCCCTACTTGCCGTATTAGCTACTATTCCATGGCCGTTTCTTACTTATTTGGGCGCTAACTGGTTTTAA
- the hflX gene encoding GTPase HflX gives MSDLKSHSTDITQETAVLVGAITGNQTEEQTKEYIDELEFLAETAGVITRKKFLQRIDHPNPRTYIGSGKIEEIKAYIDAEKIDVAIFDDELSPSQLRNIERELNIKILDRNNLILDIFAGRARTAHAKTQVELAQYEYILPRLTRMWTHLDRIKAGVGMRGPGETQIESDRQVIKEKISLLKDRLEKIDKQMASQRGNRGQLVRVALVGYTNVGKSTLMNLLSKSEVFAENKLFATLDTTVRKVVIENLPFLLSDTVGFIRKLPTQLIESFKSTLDEVRESDVLIHVVDISHPNFEEQYRVVNETIAEIETKTPVKKPEDYTSKKKQLSAEPKHNNEPVRPKGTDKPMIVVFNKVDAYNPKPEEVGYHPEGRKFALEELKKTWMARLDGDHCIFISATEKTNVDELKSLIYKEAKRVHQIRYPYHSFLY, from the coding sequence ATGTCAGATCTCAAATCACATTCCACCGATATCACGCAGGAAACCGCTGTTCTGGTTGGAGCCATTACCGGTAACCAAACTGAAGAGCAGACAAAAGAATATATAGATGAATTGGAATTTTTGGCAGAAACAGCCGGTGTAATCACGCGTAAAAAATTCTTGCAACGCATTGATCACCCAAACCCGCGCACCTATATTGGCTCAGGAAAAATTGAAGAAATTAAAGCGTATATTGATGCTGAGAAAATTGATGTTGCCATTTTTGATGATGAATTATCCCCTTCACAATTGCGCAATATTGAAAGAGAACTCAATATTAAAATACTTGACCGCAACAATCTAATACTTGACATATTTGCCGGTCGTGCGCGCACCGCCCATGCCAAAACACAGGTTGAATTGGCACAATACGAATATATTTTACCAAGGCTTACCCGCATGTGGACTCACCTTGACCGTATCAAAGCCGGTGTGGGTATGCGTGGCCCGGGTGAAACACAAATTGAAAGTGACCGCCAGGTAATCAAAGAAAAAATTTCCTTGCTGAAAGATCGTCTTGAAAAAATTGACAAGCAAATGGCTTCGCAGCGTGGTAACAGAGGACAACTAGTACGTGTGGCACTGGTAGGTTATACTAACGTTGGTAAATCAACCCTGATGAATTTGTTGAGTAAATCTGAAGTATTTGCTGAAAACAAATTGTTTGCAACCCTAGATACTACAGTAAGAAAAGTAGTGATTGAAAATTTACCGTTTCTACTTTCTGACACGGTGGGATTTATACGCAAACTACCTACTCAATTAATAGAATCATTCAAGTCAACGTTAGATGAAGTGCGCGAGTCAGATGTGCTGATTCATGTAGTAGATATTTCACACCCAAATTTTGAAGAGCAATACCGCGTAGTGAATGAAACTATTGCCGAAATTGAAACAAAAACCCCGGTTAAAAAACCGGAAGATTACACCAGTAAAAAGAAACAATTATCCGCTGAGCCAAAACATAACAATGAGCCTGTACGCCCCAAAGGCACAGACAAACCCATGATTGTTGTTTTCAATAAAGTAGATGCTTACAACCCAAAACCTGAAGAAGTAGGATATCACCCTGAAGGTAGAAAATTTGCATTGGAAGAATTGAAAAAAACCTGGATGGCTCGCCTTGACGGTGATCACTGCATTTTTATTTCAGCCACAGAAAAAACCAATGTTGATGAATTAAAATCACTCATTTATAAAGAGGCTAAACGCGTTCACCAAATCAGGTATCCGTATCATAGTTTTTTGTATTGA
- a CDS encoding LD-carboxypeptidase produces the protein MIKHIHITSPAKAIDKECIDYAEKYLRERNFEVSLSKHVTGRQNYFSGSDAERLADFQHALDDNSIDAILCARGGYGSVRIIDQLNFDKLRHKNKLIIGFSDITVFHNHVFTHLGIPTLHATVPLNFQTNSRAALDSLVNTLQGKDIQYQIPSAVYNRVGETEAIVVGGNLSILHSLIGTNSDIDTQGKILLIEDIGEAIYAIDRMFWALKKSGKLESLAGLIVGGMTNIKDTEIPFGKKVEEIIAENVSSYSFPVCFNFPAGHIDDNRAVLLGKKAKLHVSVNDVRFFQHGLGTV, from the coding sequence ATGATAAAGCACATTCATATTACATCACCGGCAAAGGCAATTGACAAGGAGTGTATAGATTATGCGGAAAAATATTTACGTGAGCGGAATTTTGAAGTGAGTCTTTCAAAACACGTCACAGGCAGACAAAATTATTTTTCAGGATCAGATGCTGAACGTTTGGCCGATTTTCAGCACGCGTTAGATGATAATAGTATTGATGCTATTCTTTGTGCTCGCGGAGGTTATGGTTCAGTGCGCATAATTGATCAATTAAATTTTGACAAGCTGCGCCATAAGAATAAACTCATTATTGGCTTTAGTGATATAACAGTTTTTCATAATCACGTTTTCACACATCTTGGTATTCCAACCTTACATGCAACTGTTCCCTTGAATTTCCAAACTAACTCTCGTGCGGCTTTGGACTCATTGGTAAATACACTTCAGGGAAAAGATATACAGTATCAAATACCATCTGCAGTGTACAACCGTGTGGGTGAAACTGAGGCTATAGTTGTTGGTGGAAATTTATCAATTTTGCATTCGTTGATTGGCACCAATTCAGATATTGATACGCAAGGAAAAATTCTGCTGATTGAAGATATTGGTGAAGCCATTTATGCGATTGACCGCATGTTTTGGGCGCTTAAAAAATCAGGCAAATTAGAATCTCTCGCCGGTTTAATTGTAGGCGGAATGACCAATATCAAAGACACGGAAATTCCTTTTGGTAAAAAAGTGGAAGAGATCATTGCTGAAAATGTGTCTTCGTATTCATTCCCTGTTTGTTTTAATTTTCCCGCCGGACATATTGATGATAACCGTGCAGTACTTCTTGGAAAAAAAGCAAAGCTACATGTATCAGTAAATGACGTGAGATTTTTTCAGCACGGGTTGGGAACGGTATAG
- the xth gene encoding exodeoxyribonuclease III, translating to MAKFISYNLNGIRSAMSKDWINWLKEQNADVVCVQETKAHTDQIDITEIEKLGYYTCWHSAQKKGYSGVAIFSKKKPDHIEVGCGIKAYDDEGRILRADFGDFSVLSCYFPSGSSGEERQDFKMEFLKDFSVYIEELKKTRKKLLISGDVNICHQPIDIHNPVSNKNSSGFLPEEREWVSQFLQAGFVDTFRHLHKEPGKYTWWSYRFSARKKNLGWRIDYHFITENLLPQLQNASILSEAVHSDHCPIVVELDVF from the coding sequence ATGGCAAAATTCATTTCATATAACCTCAACGGTATCCGCTCAGCCATGTCAAAAGACTGGATAAACTGGCTGAAAGAACAAAATGCAGATGTAGTTTGTGTGCAAGAAACCAAAGCACATACAGATCAGATAGACATCACGGAAATTGAAAAACTGGGGTATTATACCTGTTGGCATTCTGCTCAAAAAAAAGGTTATAGTGGGGTAGCAATTTTCTCTAAAAAAAAACCTGATCATATTGAAGTGGGATGTGGTATAAAAGCATATGATGATGAGGGGAGAATTTTACGTGCTGACTTTGGTGATTTTTCAGTGCTGAGCTGTTATTTCCCTAGCGGCAGCAGTGGTGAAGAAAGGCAAGATTTTAAAATGGAATTTCTAAAGGACTTCTCTGTCTATATTGAGGAACTAAAAAAGACCAGAAAAAAATTATTGATCTCAGGAGATGTCAATATCTGTCATCAACCAATTGATATTCACAACCCGGTTTCAAACAAAAATTCAAGTGGATTTTTACCTGAAGAACGTGAATGGGTATCCCAATTTTTGCAAGCCGGTTTTGTTGACACCTTCAGACATCTTCACAAAGAACCCGGCAAATATACCTGGTGGTCATACCGTTTCAGCGCCCGCAAGAAAAACTTAGGTTGGCGTATTGATTACCATTTTATCACTGAAAATCTTTTGCCTCAATTACAAAATGCTTCTATTCTAAGTGAAGCCGTACATTCTGACCATTGTCCAATTGTGGTAGAACTTGATGTTTTTTAG
- a CDS encoding type II toxin-antitoxin system RelE/ParE family toxin: MVKRTVVWTNTAVIQRREILKYWIERNGTTLYAEKLIKLIAEQISVIHKNPYSFKSVNYPDTHVSVLGHFSVFYKITKTNHYCPIKYFRTTLKPMAPIDFNK, from the coding sequence ATGGTTAAAAGAACAGTAGTTTGGACCAACACAGCTGTAATACAGCGAAGGGAAATATTGAAATACTGGATTGAAAGAAATGGTACAACATTATACGCCGAAAAATTGATCAAACTTATTGCAGAGCAAATCTCCGTTATTCACAAAAATCCCTATTCATTCAAGAGTGTAAACTACCCTGACACGCATGTGTCTGTCCTTGGTCATTTTAGTGTTTTTTATAAAATCACCAAAACCAATCATTACTGTCCGATAAAATATTTTAGAACGACTTTGAAACCAATGGCACCAATTGATTTCAATAAATAA
- a CDS encoding LysE family transporter: MTEVLMIGIGYGLLLSVMVGPSFFIMIETSISKGIKSALFLDLGVLISDLMYVTIAFVFFNEVTEIMSGDKRFLLKIIGGGFFIVLGLVHVLKKKALFLSKHNMEKPLQLSASNYFMTLLKGFMINAVNPGVLFYWLTLMSLLPEAPTELGLNHTQGLIIHVSIILITFFSLDILKIFGAKKLKDILTPQWMYVVNLVLGIVLLVFGTLFLLQGVISLGR, encoded by the coding sequence ATGACAGAAGTACTCATGATAGGCATTGGATACGGACTACTACTAAGTGTTATGGTAGGTCCGTCTTTCTTTATCATGATTGAAACAAGCATAAGCAAAGGAATAAAATCTGCGCTATTTCTAGATTTGGGGGTATTGATCAGTGACCTGATGTATGTTACCATTGCATTTGTATTCTTTAATGAGGTGACTGAAATCATGTCCGGTGATAAGCGCTTTCTACTCAAAATAATTGGCGGAGGATTTTTCATTGTGCTCGGCTTGGTGCATGTACTTAAAAAGAAGGCGCTATTTCTCTCTAAACATAACATGGAAAAGCCGCTGCAACTGTCAGCCAGTAATTATTTCATGACACTTTTAAAAGGATTCATGATCAACGCAGTTAATCCAGGGGTATTATTTTATTGGTTAACCCTTATGTCACTTTTGCCTGAGGCGCCTACTGAATTAGGTCTGAATCACACGCAGGGGCTTATCATTCACGTTTCTATCATCCTCATTACGTTTTTTAGTTTGGATATATTAAAAATATTTGGTGCAAAAAAACTCAAGGACATTCTTACCCCACAATGGATGTATGTTGTTAATTTGGTGCTTGGAATTGTGCTGCTGGTGTTTGGTACCCTTTTTCTTTTACAAGGAGTTATTTCACTTGGCAGATAA